A genome region from Purpureocillium takamizusanense chromosome 8, complete sequence includes the following:
- a CDS encoding uncharacterized protein (EggNog:ENOG503NYTT~COG:P~TransMembrane:8 (i426-444o456-472i493-514o526-546i673-695o715-741i1015-1038o1044-1067i)), producing the protein MAAGCCSGAPTAQGKPARPADRQNSHDHGDRDSNNGPENSHGHGDDHEHDSCADHAEAGFLAPCDQDGECCDDAQGCCDATSSSSTKSATLTCCGSNEEHCDEKCIIAAAALECEKSCESDVAGHDAHASHDHAHDQNGQHPASACSTHLAKAFDQYAAYLESARCICRSILDRGWSTTCCAEQPKQSHAPLVEVIAGARATGQGSHTHDGPHHHHGIKRRGKKARREHAQSPTREDKEASCCGGHQVEHGHLGKKYAVQRPTNTDLERADGLEHVALTVDGMTCSGCGNKMERTLKALPGVSLVRVNFVMGSAEFSLDASVTTPDEVIRATERATGFRCTRRSNDDQTVDLLASGGSAKVLADIAIPGVTQATMLNKNVVRLTYDPAMIGARTLVERVGDLVGGLAPPRDDPNVSSGRKRLYDQFVKTVVAACFTIPVVVMAWGDDLVPDERAKASASLGLATVVQLIAVPDFYRPAISALVYSGSLEMDMLVVISITAAYLYSVVAYGFMMAGKPLDTEAFFETSTLLITLVLLGRLVAAYARIRAVVAVSLRSLQSTTAVIIDSGSDKEIDARLLQYGDKLKIGPHSAVPTDATVLNGTSEVDESMLTGESVPVFKKEGDSVIAGTINGSGTLVARLTRLPGKNTVTDIAQLVEEAANSKPRIQDVADRVAGWFVPVVTSVALIVIVVWLVVGLKVRDYNAGKAISNAITYAVATLAVSCPCALGLAVPMVLVVAGGIAARNGVIIKSAECTEQSRKVTDVVFDKTGTITEVGLDVVEEHIFDPVDAGSVAISKALVAGNKHPVSLAVAKYLEYRAETPAKLDNIHSIPGAGLEATFDGAKIRAGNPAWTSTSKDAVVAGLAQRGMTLLVVTRDSRAVAVFAMRTRLRAEAIKVVSQLRRRNIAVHLVSGDQRRAVEAVATQVGIPNVASQCSPAQKRDYVASLMSQGKKVMFVGDGTNDAVAVTQADVGVQLASVLSASEVTRGAADVVLLNGLEGIPFLMKISSVAFRRMAFNFGWSATYNMLAILLASGALVNARIPPAYAGLGEIVSVLPVIFAAMTMLLKKIKVDVDVAAASVAGA; encoded by the exons ATGGCGGCTGGATGCTGCTCGGGCGCCCCAACGGCCCAAGGCAAACCGGCACGCCCTGCCGACCGCCAGAACTCTCACGACCATGGCGACCGTGACTCGAACAACGGCCCTGAGAacagccacggccatggcgatgacCACGAGCACGACAGCTGTGCCGATCATGCTGAGGCCGGATTCCTCGCCCCTTGCGACCAAGACGGCGAATGCTGCGATGACGCACAGGGCTGCTGCGACGCTAcatcgtcctcctcgacaaAGTCGGCGACGTTGACCTGCTGCGGCTCCAACGAAGAGCACTGCGACG AAAAGTGCATcattgccgctgctgctctcgaATGTGAAAAGAGTTGCGAGAGCGACGTCGCTGGTCATGACG CCCATGCTAGTCACGACCACGCCCATGACCAGAACGGACAGCACcctgcctcggcctgcagcacCCATCTGGCAAAGGCATTTGACCAGTACGCCGCGTACCTCGAGTCCGCCCGTTGTATCTGCCGCAGCATCCTCGATCGGGGCTGGTCCACGACTTGCTGTGCCGAGCAGCCCAAGCAGAGCCACGCTCCCCTTGTCGAGGTTATCGCTGGCGCCCGCGCGACCGGTCAGGGGTCTCATACCCACGACGggccgcatcatcaccatggaATTAAGCGTCGTGGTAAGAAGGCACGCCGTGAACATGCTCAGTCGCCCACCAGGGAAGACAAGGaagccagctgctgcggtggcCACCAAGTTGAACACGGCCATCTGGGCAAGAAATACGCTGTTCAGCGGCCCACAAATACAGACCTTGAACGAGCAGACGGCCTGGAGCATGTCGCTTTGACCGTCGACGGCATGACTTGCTCTGGCTGCGGCAACAAGATGGAGCGAACCCTCAAGGCACTTCCTGGAGTCTCGTTGGTTCGGGTCAACTTCGTCATGGGCTCCGCCGAGTTCAGCTTGGATGCATCCGTCAccacgcccgacgaggtcaTCAGGGCAACTGAGAGGGCTACCGGGTTTCGTTGCACTAGACGCTCCAATGACGACCAGACGGTCGACCTCTTGGCCTCGGGAGGTTCTGCAAAGGTGCTCGCCGACATTGCCATCCCAGGGGTAACGCAGGCCACCATGTTGAACAAGAATGTTGTTCGCCTGACATACGATCCTGCCATGATTGGCGCGCGGACCTTGGTCGAGCGCGTGGGTGACTTGGTAGGCGGGCTTGCGCCGCCTAGAGACGACCCCAACGTGTCCAGCGGCAGAAAGAGGCTGTACGACCAATTTGTAAAGACGGTCGTTGCTGCTTGCTTCACcatccccgtcgtcgtcatggcttGGGGCGACGATTTGGTCCCAGACGAGAGAGCCAAAGCTTCCGCGTCACTGGGTCTTGCGACTGTCGTGCAGCTTATTGCTGTTCCCGACTTCTACCGCCCAGCCATCTCAGCCCTTGTATACAGTGGCAGTCTAGAGATGGATATGCTTGTCGTCATCAGTATCACTGCCGCTTACCTATATTCGGTTGTTGCCTACGGCTTTATGATGGCCGGCAAGCCCCTGGATACGGAAGCTTTCTTCGAGACAAGCACGTTGCTTATTACCCTGGttctgcttggccgcctcgtcgccgcttATGCTCGTATCCGCGCAGTCGTGGCTGTGTCGCTCCGGTCGCTCCAGTCAACCACTGCTGTCATCATCGATTCCGGCAGCGACAAGGAGATTGACGCTCGCCTCCTCCAGTACGGCGATAAGCTGAAGATTGGCCCTCACTCTGCGGTGCCGACCGATGCGACTGTCCTCAATGGGACgagcgaggtcgacgagtcCATGTTGACCGGGGAGAGCGTCCCAGTGTTCAAGAAGGAGGGCGACTCAGTCATCGCGGGCACCATCAACGGCTCTGGCACATTGGTGGCTCGACTAACGCGTCTTCCGGGCAAGAATACAGTGACCGACATTGCCCAGCTAGTGGAAGAGGCCGCCAACTCGAAGCCTCGAATCCAGGACGTCGCTGACCGCGTCGCAGGTTGGTTCGTGCCCGTTGTCACATCCGTGGCTCTTATTGTCATCGTGGTCTGGCTTGTCGTCGGGCTCAAGGTCCGCGATTACAATGCGGGCAAGGCCATCTCCAACGCCATTACCTACGCAGTCGCCACCCTTGCAGTGTCCTGTCCGTGCGCGCTGGGTCTCGCTGTTCCCATGGTACTCGttgtggcgggcggcatcgccgcccgcaacggCGTTATAATCAAGTCTGCCGAGTGTACTGAACAGTCTCGAAAGGTCACCGACGTCGTCTTTGACAAGACTGGCACCATTACCGAAGTCGGACTTGACGTGGTGGAGGAGCACATCTTTGACCCTGTGGATGCCGGATCTGTTGCCATTTCCAAGGCTCTTGTCGCCGGAAACAAGCATCCGGTATCGCTCGCGGTGGCAAAGTACTTGGAATATCGCGCAGAAACTCCGGCGAAGCTTGACAACATCCACTCGATCCCGGGCGCTGGTTTGGAGGCCACCTTTGACGGCGCCAAGATTCGCGCTGGGAATCCTGCATGGACATCCACATCAAAGgatgccgtcgttgccggcctAGCGCAACGCGGTATGACTCTTCTTGTTGTCACTCGTGACAGCAGGGCAGTTGCTGTATTCGCCATGCGCACGCGTCTCAGAGCCGAAGCTATCAAGGTTGTGTCCCAACTGAGGCGTCGTAACATTGCGGTCCATCTCGTCTCGGGCGACCAAAGGCGTGctgtcgaggccgtcgctaCTCAAGTGGGAATACCGAACGTGGCGTCGCAGTGCAGCCCGGCCCAGAAGCGGGATTACGTCGCGAGTCTAATGTCCCAAGGCAAGAAGGTCATGtttgtcggcgacgggaccaacgacgccgtggccgtcacCCAGGCCGATGTGGGCGTCCAACTCGCCAGCGTGCTCTCGGCCAGCGAGGTTacacgaggcgccgccgacgtggtccTCCTCAACGGCCTTGAGGGCATTCCCTTCCTCATGAAGATCAGTAGCGTGGCGTTTCGCCGCATGGCCTTCAACTTTGGCTGGTCGGCCACGTACAACATGCTCGCCATCTTGCTTGCCTCGGGTGCACTCGTCAACGCGCGCATCCCGCCTGCTtacgccggcctgggcgagaTCGTCAGCGTTCTGCCCGTCATCTTTGCGGCCATGACGATGCTGCTCAAGAAGATCAAGGTTGACGTGgatgttgccgccgccagcgtcgccggcgcctaG
- a CDS encoding uncharacterized protein (SECRETED:SignalP(1-18~SECRETED:cutsite=VMG-MA~SECRETED:prob=0.5756)) has product MKFILLSIAALCAPAVMGMALPSFNNEDMESDHHPSVLSKNAKNHCYLTPECKRVFDSRTGYRSNADADAAQAGHAKGSHSSQSEAANSLTEEHSKCVQEFGRCGYNLKKLGLN; this is encoded by the exons ATGAAGTTCATTCTCCTCTCCATCGCCGCGCTCTGCGCGCCCGCTGTCATGGGCATGGCCCTCCCGTCCTTTAATAATGAAGACATGGAGTCCG ACCACCACCCCTCGGTGCTATCCAAGAACGCCAAGAATCACTGCTACCTCACGCCCGAGTGCAAGAGGGTCTTCGACAGCCGCACCGGGTACAGGTccaacgccgacgccgacgccgcccaggctgGGCACGCCAAGGGCTCACACTCCTCGCAGAGCGAGGCCGCCAACAGCCTTACCGAGGAGCACTCAAAGTGCGTTCAAGAATTCGGGAGATGCGGATACAACCTGAAGAAACTCGGCTTGAACTAA
- a CDS encoding uncharacterized protein (COG:Q~EggNog:ENOG503NXW2), with protein sequence MKRILNVRTPYKRSDWYDGMRLDPSKDNVLSQRNDDKHSRLRSMMAAGYSGKEIDQLESKIDNNILAFLDLIETKYVSANRPFDFARKAQYLTLDVISDLAFGEPFGDVATDSDVHEYISTMETNMPNIIVTTVMPWLMVVLSSPICRWMLPSEKDVIGLGRTMAIAKQVAAERFGPDKKVQRDMLGSFVARGLTQPEAESEILMQILAGSDTTATAIRATMLHVICNARVGEILRNEIKEANPTWPVITDGEARRMPYLQAVIKEGLRIFPPVAGLMAKEVPQGGDTFKGTFFPEGTRIGYCAWGVVRWPEVWGSDAHEFRPERWLEASPEKLREMEGTAELVFGYGRWQCLGRNVALMELNKVFVELLRRYDLCLVDPTKPWESSNFGVFLQSDFWVKAYKRAAAPAV encoded by the exons ATGAAACGGATTCTCAATGTGCGGACGCCGTACAAGAGGTCAGACTGGTACGACGGCATGCGCCTGGACCCGTCCAAGGACAATGTCCTCTCCCAGCGCAATGACGACAAACACAGCAGGTTGCGGTCGATGATGGCTGCAGGT TACTCGGGGAAGGAGATTGACCAGCTCGAATCAAAGATTGACAATAACATTTTGGCGTTTCTGGACCTCATCGAAACAAAATATGTGTCTGCGAACCGGCCGTTTGACTTTGCACGAAAAGCGCAATACTTGACGCTCGACGTCATTTCGGACCTGGCGTTTGGCGAACCGTTTGGCGACGTGGCGACAGACTCGGACGTGCATGAGTACATCTCGACCATGGAGACCAACATGCCCAACATCATAGtgacgacggtgatgccATGGCTCATGGTCGTGCTATCGTCGCCAATTTGCCGCTGGATGCTGCCTTCGGAAAAGGACGTCATAGGTCTCGGCCGCACAATGGC CATCGCCAAGCAGGTCGCAGCTGAGCGGTTCGGCCCAGACAAGAAGGTGCAGCGTGACATGTTGGGCTCCTTTGTTGCACGGGGGCTCAcgcagcccgaggccgagtccGAGATTCTCATGCAGAT CCTGGCGGGTTccgacacgacggcgacggcaattCGGGCGACAATGCTGCACGTCATTTGCAACGCGCGGGTAGGCGAGATTCTCCGAAACGAGATCAAAGAAGCCAATCCGACGTGGCCCGTCATCACGgatggcgaggcgaggcgcatGCCATATCTCCAGGCGGTAATCAAGGAGGGACTTCGCATATTCCCACCCGTTGCCGGTctcatggccaaggaggTTCCCCAAGGCGGTGACACCTTTAAGGGTACGTTTTTCCCCGAGGGGACGCGAATCGGATATTGTGCATGGGGCGTCGTGCGTTGGCCCGAAGTCTGGGGCAGCGACGCCCACGAGTTCCGTCCGGAGCGATGGCTCGAGGCGTCCCCGGAGAAGCTgagagagatggagggcACAGCGGAGCTGGTGTTTGGGTACGGGCGATGGCAGTGCCTGGGACGAAATGTGGCCCTCATGGAGCTCAACAAGGTGTTTGTCGAG CTCTTGAGACGGTACGATCTGTGTCTTGTCGATCCGACCAAGCCGTGGGAATCGTCCAATTTCGGCGTGTTCCTGCAGTCCGACTTTTGGGTCAAGGCGTACAagcgggctgctgccccaGCTGTGTAG
- a CDS encoding uncharacterized protein (COG:Q~EggNog:ENOG503NV1Q), which yields MAALPVGPLAAIVLAVLAWRLVLTLRQYLRLRHIPGPPSAGISQWWLIRAVGGGRTHLDLYEACQKYGPVVRVGPNYLVTSDPDLMKRILNVRTPYKRSDWYDGMRLDPSKDNVLSQRNDDKHSRLRSMMAAGYSGKEIDQLESKIDNNILAFLDLIETKYVSANRPFDFARKAQYLTLDVISDLAFGEPFGDVATDSDVHEYISTMETNMPNIIVTTVMPWLMVVLSSPICRWMLPSEKDVIGLGRTMAIAKQVAAERFGPDKKVQRDMLGSFVARGLTQPEAESEILMQILAGSDTTATAIRATMLHVICNARVGEILRNEIKEANPTWPVITDGEARRMPYLQAVIKEGLRIFPPVAGLMAKEVPQGGDTFKGTFFPEGTRIGYCAWGVVRWPEVWGSDAHEFRPERWLEASPEKLREMEGTAELVFGYGRWQCLGRNVALMELNKVFVELLRRYDLCLVDPTKPWESSNFGVFLQSDFWVKAYKRAAAPAV from the exons ATGGCTGCACTGCCCGTGGGACCACTGGCAGCTATTGTGCTTGCAGTCCTTGCATGGAGACTCGTTTTGACGCTTCGGCAGTActtgcggctgcggcacATCCCTGGGCCGCCAAGCGCTGGCATCTCCCAGTGGTGGCTGATACGGGCCGTGGGTGGCGGTCGGACGCATCTCGACCTGTACGAGGCGTGTCAGAAGTACG GGCCCGTGGTCCGTGTCGGTCCCAACTATTTGGTCACGAGCGACCCTGATCTTATGAAACGGATTCTCAATGTGCGGACGCCGTACAAGAGGTCAGACTGGTACGACGGCATGCGCCTGGACCCGTCCAAGGACAATGTCCTCTCCCAGCGCAATGACGACAAACACAGCAGGTTGCGGTCGATGATGGCTGCAGGT TACTCGGGGAAGGAGATTGACCAGCTCGAATCAAAGATTGACAATAACATTTTGGCGTTTCTGGACCTCATCGAAACAAAATATGTGTCTGCGAACCGGCCGTTTGACTTTGCACGAAAAGCGCAATACTTGACGCTCGACGTCATTTCGGACCTGGCGTTTGGCGAACCGTTTGGCGACGTGGCGACAGACTCGGACGTGCATGAGTACATCTCGACCATGGAGACCAACATGCCCAACATCATAGtgacgacggtgatgccATGGCTCATGGTCGTGCTATCGTCGCCAATTTGCCGCTGGATGCTGCCTTCGGAAAAGGACGTCATAGGTCTCGGCCGCACAATGGC CATCGCCAAGCAGGTCGCAGCTGAGCGGTTCGGCCCAGACAAGAAGGTGCAGCGTGACATGTTGGGCTCCTTTGTTGCACGGGGGCTCAcgcagcccgaggccgagtccGAGATTCTCATGCAGAT CCTGGCGGGTTccgacacgacggcgacggcaattCGGGCGACAATGCTGCACGTCATTTGCAACGCGCGGGTAGGCGAGATTCTCCGAAACGAGATCAAAGAAGCCAATCCGACGTGGCCCGTCATCACGgatggcgaggcgaggcgcatGCCATATCTCCAGGCGGTAATCAAGGAGGGACTTCGCATATTCCCACCCGTTGCCGGTctcatggccaaggaggTTCCCCAAGGCGGTGACACCTTTAAGGGTACGTTTTTCCCCGAGGGGACGCGAATCGGATATTGTGCATGGGGCGTCGTGCGTTGGCCCGAAGTCTGGGGCAGCGACGCCCACGAGTTCCGTCCGGAGCGATGGCTCGAGGCGTCCCCGGAGAAGCTgagagagatggagggcACAGCGGAGCTGGTGTTTGGGTACGGGCGATGGCAGTGCCTGGGACGAAATGTGGCCCTCATGGAGCTCAACAAGGTGTTTGTCGAG CTCTTGAGACGGTACGATCTGTGTCTTGTCGATCCGACCAAGCCGTGGGAATCGTCCAATTTCGGCGTGTTCCTGCAGTCCGACTTTTGGGTCAAGGCGTACAagcgggctgctgccccaGCTGTGTAG
- a CDS encoding uncharacterized protein (EggNog:ENOG503NYTT~COG:P~TransMembrane:8 (i144-162o174-190i211-232o244-264i391-413o433-459i733-756o762-785i)) translates to MTCSGCGNKMERTLKALPGVSLVRVNFVMGSAEFSLDASVTTPDEVIRATERATGFRCTRRSNDDQTVDLLASGGSAKVLADIAIPGVTQATMLNKNVVRLTYDPAMIGARTLVERVGDLVGGLAPPRDDPNVSSGRKRLYDQFVKTVVAACFTIPVVVMAWGDDLVPDERAKASASLGLATVVQLIAVPDFYRPAISALVYSGSLEMDMLVVISITAAYLYSVVAYGFMMAGKPLDTEAFFETSTLLITLVLLGRLVAAYARIRAVVAVSLRSLQSTTAVIIDSGSDKEIDARLLQYGDKLKIGPHSAVPTDATVLNGTSEVDESMLTGESVPVFKKEGDSVIAGTINGSGTLVARLTRLPGKNTVTDIAQLVEEAANSKPRIQDVADRVAGWFVPVVTSVALIVIVVWLVVGLKVRDYNAGKAISNAITYAVATLAVSCPCALGLAVPMVLVVAGGIAARNGVIIKSAECTEQSRKVTDVVFDKTGTITEVGLDVVEEHIFDPVDAGSVAISKALVAGNKHPVSLAVAKYLEYRAETPAKLDNIHSIPGAGLEATFDGAKIRAGNPAWTSTSKDAVVAGLAQRGMTLLVVTRDSRAVAVFAMRTRLRAEAIKVVSQLRRRNIAVHLVSGDQRRAVEAVATQVGIPNVASQCSPAQKRDYVASLMSQGKKVMFVGDGTNDAVAVTQADVGVQLASVLSASEVTRGAADVVLLNGLEGIPFLMKISSVAFRRMAFNFGWSATYNMLAILLASGALVNARIPPAYAGLGEIVSVLPVIFAAMTMLLKKIKVDVDVAAASVAGA, encoded by the coding sequence ATGACTTGCTCTGGCTGCGGCAACAAGATGGAGCGAACCCTCAAGGCACTTCCTGGAGTCTCGTTGGTTCGGGTCAACTTCGTCATGGGCTCCGCCGAGTTCAGCTTGGATGCATCCGTCAccacgcccgacgaggtcaTCAGGGCAACTGAGAGGGCTACCGGGTTTCGTTGCACTAGACGCTCCAATGACGACCAGACGGTCGACCTCTTGGCCTCGGGAGGTTCTGCAAAGGTGCTCGCCGACATTGCCATCCCAGGGGTAACGCAGGCCACCATGTTGAACAAGAATGTTGTTCGCCTGACATACGATCCTGCCATGATTGGCGCGCGGACCTTGGTCGAGCGCGTGGGTGACTTGGTAGGCGGGCTTGCGCCGCCTAGAGACGACCCCAACGTGTCCAGCGGCAGAAAGAGGCTGTACGACCAATTTGTAAAGACGGTCGTTGCTGCTTGCTTCACcatccccgtcgtcgtcatggcttGGGGCGACGATTTGGTCCCAGACGAGAGAGCCAAAGCTTCCGCGTCACTGGGTCTTGCGACTGTCGTGCAGCTTATTGCTGTTCCCGACTTCTACCGCCCAGCCATCTCAGCCCTTGTATACAGTGGCAGTCTAGAGATGGATATGCTTGTCGTCATCAGTATCACTGCCGCTTACCTATATTCGGTTGTTGCCTACGGCTTTATGATGGCCGGCAAGCCCCTGGATACGGAAGCTTTCTTCGAGACAAGCACGTTGCTTATTACCCTGGttctgcttggccgcctcgtcgccgcttATGCTCGTATCCGCGCAGTCGTGGCTGTGTCGCTCCGGTCGCTCCAGTCAACCACTGCTGTCATCATCGATTCCGGCAGCGACAAGGAGATTGACGCTCGCCTCCTCCAGTACGGCGATAAGCTGAAGATTGGCCCTCACTCTGCGGTGCCGACCGATGCGACTGTCCTCAATGGGACgagcgaggtcgacgagtcCATGTTGACCGGGGAGAGCGTCCCAGTGTTCAAGAAGGAGGGCGACTCAGTCATCGCGGGCACCATCAACGGCTCTGGCACATTGGTGGCTCGACTAACGCGTCTTCCGGGCAAGAATACAGTGACCGACATTGCCCAGCTAGTGGAAGAGGCCGCCAACTCGAAGCCTCGAATCCAGGACGTCGCTGACCGCGTCGCAGGTTGGTTCGTGCCCGTTGTCACATCCGTGGCTCTTATTGTCATCGTGGTCTGGCTTGTCGTCGGGCTCAAGGTCCGCGATTACAATGCGGGCAAGGCCATCTCCAACGCCATTACCTACGCAGTCGCCACCCTTGCAGTGTCCTGTCCGTGCGCGCTGGGTCTCGCTGTTCCCATGGTACTCGttgtggcgggcggcatcgccgcccgcaacggCGTTATAATCAAGTCTGCCGAGTGTACTGAACAGTCTCGAAAGGTCACCGACGTCGTCTTTGACAAGACTGGCACCATTACCGAAGTCGGACTTGACGTGGTGGAGGAGCACATCTTTGACCCTGTGGATGCCGGATCTGTTGCCATTTCCAAGGCTCTTGTCGCCGGAAACAAGCATCCGGTATCGCTCGCGGTGGCAAAGTACTTGGAATATCGCGCAGAAACTCCGGCGAAGCTTGACAACATCCACTCGATCCCGGGCGCTGGTTTGGAGGCCACCTTTGACGGCGCCAAGATTCGCGCTGGGAATCCTGCATGGACATCCACATCAAAGgatgccgtcgttgccggcctAGCGCAACGCGGTATGACTCTTCTTGTTGTCACTCGTGACAGCAGGGCAGTTGCTGTATTCGCCATGCGCACGCGTCTCAGAGCCGAAGCTATCAAGGTTGTGTCCCAACTGAGGCGTCGTAACATTGCGGTCCATCTCGTCTCGGGCGACCAAAGGCGTGctgtcgaggccgtcgctaCTCAAGTGGGAATACCGAACGTGGCGTCGCAGTGCAGCCCGGCCCAGAAGCGGGATTACGTCGCGAGTCTAATGTCCCAAGGCAAGAAGGTCATGtttgtcggcgacgggaccaacgacgccgtggccgtcacCCAGGCCGATGTGGGCGTCCAACTCGCCAGCGTGCTCTCGGCCAGCGAGGTTacacgaggcgccgccgacgtggtccTCCTCAACGGCCTTGAGGGCATTCCCTTCCTCATGAAGATCAGTAGCGTGGCGTTTCGCCGCATGGCCTTCAACTTTGGCTGGTCGGCCACGTACAACATGCTCGCCATCTTGCTTGCCTCGGGTGCACTCGTCAACGCGCGCATCCCGCCTGCTtacgccggcctgggcgagaTCGTCAGCGTTCTGCCCGTCATCTTTGCGGCCATGACGATGCTGCTCAAGAAGATCAAGGTTGACGTGgatgttgccgccgccagcgtcgccggcgcctaG
- a CDS encoding uncharacterized protein (COG:K~EggNog:ENOG503NXEJ), translated as MNTKVTRACDACRVRKVRCSGDQPCAQCAHLNLACAFAPPPAKRKPGVRGRLVAQLRSKTAAEVANGRPGAAPASSITSPAAASTSSSASSPASGGAAQLPAVTSIAGIVDSNHAVSPRYELAPAIGGGGYSQDFFMRLLPEYEQLVYPVNPVLTPDELRAAISNMHASYEDAALVHAFGAVTINLTQTSWTLHGDIAAQMTSLIQYSLWAHRKAEMGRDTDVHYLQCEMPMTVKRVMVGIWNEISLMAFKRFDRSFASLRESITMIQMLNIHQYSEDSPRGLTRREISRQQRMYWEAYIHERFMCIMSGFPCTMIPLRTGLPITDADVPPYVTVGFNRLIRLFQIMDPPLLAHWTAQAMADAPTMTAEWIESKQAQLDADEAETADAARDLSASGAGALSEEQHVDLFITRLWLRTLVWQLALSHGLLRSAPPRDAHEGLSLHFPAQRLSAQLRGLVSRLGNNMSSVIIHGSGILQKLFEITSTVADVLALPRGPGQTQEEARTRMEDFLFVVRFIFGFERTQKHQRDYLREKLDALRDMYTVVDFGDLAGSPAATKWGAPSS; from the coding sequence ATGAACACCAAGGTCACGCGAGCTTGCGATGCCTGTCGGGTCCGGAAGGTGAGGTGCAGCGGTGACCAACCCTGTGCCCAGTGCGCGCACCTCAACCTCGCCTGTGCTTTcgcgcctcctccggcgAAGCGCAAACCCGGCGTTCGCGGCCGTCTTGTCGCCCAGCTGCGCAGCaagacggccgccgaggttGCCAATGGGAGACCcggggccgcgcccgcgtcctccatcacctcgcccgccgccgcgagtacctcgtcatcagcctcgtcgcccgcctcgggcggcgcggcgcagcttcCCGCCGTGACCTCTATTGCTGGCATCGTCGACTCCAACCATGCCGTCAGCCCTCGCTACGAGCTGGCTCCcgccattggcggcggcggctactcGCAGGACTTCTTTATGAGGCTACTCCCCGAgtacgagcagctcgtctACCCCGTCAACCCTGTCCTGacgcccgacgagctgcgcgccgccatttCCAACATGCACGCAAGCTACGAGGATGCCGCGCTGGTCCACGCCTTTggcgccgtcaccatcaaCCTCACGCAGACCTCGTGGACCCTGCACGGCGACATCGCAGCGCAGATGACCTCGCTTATACAGTACAGCCTTTGGGCGCACCGCAAGGCCGAGATGGGCAGAGATACCGACGTCCACTACCTGCAATGCGAGATGCCCATGACGGTCAAGCGCGTCATGGTCGGTATCTGGAATGAAATCTCCCTCATGGCCTTTAAGCGCTTCGATCGCAGCTTCGCCAGCTTGCGCGAGTCCATTACCATGATCCAGATGCTCAATATACACCAGTATTCCGAAGATAGCCCTCGCGGCCTAACGCGCCGCGAGATCTCACGCCAGCAGCGCATGTATTGGGAGGCCTACATCCACGAGCGCTTCATGTGCATCATGTCGGGCTTCCCCTGCACCATGATCCCGCTGCGGACCGGCCTCCCCATtaccgacgccgacgtgccCCCTTACGTCACCGTAGGCTTCAACCGCCTGATACGCCTCTTCCAGATCATGGACCCGCCGTTACTTGCCCACTGGACAGCGCAGGCGATGGCCGACGCGCCGACCATGACAGCCGAGTGGATCGAGAGCAAACAGGCCCAgctcgatgccgacgaggccgagacggccgacgccgcgcgcgacctctcggccagcggcgctggcgccctAAGTGAAGAGCAGCATGTCGACCTCTTCATCACGCGCCTCTGGCTGCGCACCCTCGTCTGGCAACTCGCCTTGTCGCACGGCCTCCTCCGCTCCGCGCCCccgcgcgacgcccacgagGGCCTCTCGCTGCACTTCCCTGCCCAGCGCCTCTCCGCCCAGCTGCGCGGCCTCGTCAGCCGCCTCGGCAACAACATGTCGAGCGTCATCATtcacggcagcggcatcctGCAGAAGCTTTTCGAAATCAccagcaccgtcgccgacgttcTCGCCCTGCCGCGTGGGCCCGGCCAGACGCAGGAGGAGGCCCGCACCCGCATGGAGGACTTTCTCTTCGTCGTCCGCTTCATCTTTGGCTTTGAGCGCACGCAGAAGCACCAGCGCGACTATCTCcgcgagaagctcgacgcgctgcggGACATGTACACGGTGGTGGACTTTGGGGACCTGGCTGGCAGTCCTGCTGCGACGAAATGGGGGGCGCCCTCCTCTTAA